In the genome of Chryseobacterium oryzae, one region contains:
- the ypfJ gene encoding KPN_02809 family neutral zinc metallopeptidase, with amino-acid sequence MKWTDDRSDNVDDRRGSGGGGAIVGGGLGTIIIAAIVFFLGGDPSAILSSGVSSPQRTEQRQLTQEELNTKEFIRMLTKENEETWTQVFGQNGMQYRPARVVLFERNTDSGCGTAQSAMGPFYCPADQTVYMDMSFFSELQQRFGAKVTEFTVAYVLAHEMGHHVQNLLGTLDKTNEARRSGRYSEEQLNRISVATELQADFYAGVWARITGDREKSFIEPGDLESAVNAAEAVGDDNIQKRSQGYVNQESFTHGSSEQRKEWFMKGYNTGDIRQGDTFSQLTR; translated from the coding sequence ATGAAATGGACAGACGATAGAAGCGATAATGTAGACGACAGAAGAGGTTCCGGCGGAGGCGGAGCAATCGTTGGAGGTGGTTTAGGAACCATTATTATTGCTGCAATTGTGTTTTTCTTAGGTGGCGATCCTTCTGCAATACTTTCTTCGGGAGTTAGCTCACCACAAAGAACAGAACAGCGACAGCTTACACAAGAAGAGCTCAACACAAAAGAATTTATACGAATGCTTACCAAAGAGAATGAAGAAACCTGGACTCAGGTTTTTGGTCAAAACGGTATGCAATATCGTCCGGCTAGAGTGGTTTTATTTGAAAGAAATACAGATTCGGGATGTGGTACTGCACAATCTGCTATGGGACCTTTTTATTGTCCGGCAGATCAAACAGTGTATATGGATATGAGTTTCTTTAGTGAGTTGCAGCAAAGATTTGGTGCAAAAGTTACCGAGTTTACTGTTGCGTATGTTCTAGCTCACGAGATGGGGCATCATGTACAGAATTTGTTGGGAACACTAGACAAAACGAACGAAGCCCGAAGAAGCGGAAGATATTCTGAAGAACAACTGAATAGAATTTCTGTTGCCACAGAGCTTCAGGCAGATTTTTATGCAGGAGTTTGGGCGAGAATAACAGGCGATCGTGAAAAATCTTTTATTGAACCTGGAGATCTGGAATCTGCCGTAAATGCGGCTGAAGCCGTTGGAGATGATAATATCCAAAAAAGATCTCAAGGATACGTCAATCAGGAGAGTTTTACGCATGGTTCTTCCGAGCAAAGGAAAGAATGGTTTATGAAAGGATACAATACTGGAGATATTCGACAAGGGGATACCTTTAGCCAGTTAACGAGATAA
- the ribH gene encoding 6,7-dimethyl-8-ribityllumazine synthase, protein MATVNLSDYKPLDITNAEDFSIGIVFSEWNDFVTHNLRDAALEILEKEGVKAENVKVFSVPGAFELSYASMQLCKERKFDAVIAIGCVIRGETPHFDFVCDAVAQGIKDCNILTDTPTIFCVLTDDKKEQSIARSGGDLGNKGVEAAVTALSMINFRRNLSDKKGNIGFGHSQNQ, encoded by the coding sequence ATGGCAACAGTTAATCTTTCAGATTACAAGCCACTTGATATAACCAATGCCGAAGATTTTTCTATCGGCATTGTTTTTTCTGAGTGGAATGATTTTGTAACACATAATCTTCGTGATGCAGCTTTGGAAATTCTAGAAAAAGAGGGTGTAAAAGCAGAAAATGTAAAGGTTTTTTCTGTTCCCGGTGCTTTCGAATTAAGTTATGCAAGTATGCAACTGTGTAAGGAACGTAAATTTGATGCGGTAATTGCAATTGGTTGCGTTATAAGAGGAGAAACGCCTCATTTTGATTTCGTATGCGATGCTGTAGCGCAGGGAATAAAAGATTGTAATATCCTTACAGATACCCCGACTATTTTTTGTGTTTTAACGGACGATAAAAAAGAACAGTCGATTGCTAGAAGTGGAGGCGATTTAGGCAATAAAGGGGTAGAAGCAGCTGTTACTGCTCTAAGCATGATTAATTTTAGAAGAAATCTATCCGATAAAAAAGGGAATATAGGATTTGGGCATTCTCAAAACCAATAA
- a CDS encoding NAD(P)H-dependent oxidoreductase — protein sequence MELLEKLNWRFATKAMNGKKIPQEKIDIILEAARLAPTSSGLQPYEILVITNQEVKEKIKPHAWNQSQITDCSHLLVFAAWDNYTEERINNMFDLTNEIRGFKNEGWENYRQQLLQVYPPRPAEENFTHAAKQAYIGFGAAIIAAAFEEVDSTPMEGFSPDAVDEVLNLREKGLRSVLLLPLGYRDSENDWLVNLTKVRKTKEDFITEIK from the coding sequence ATGGAATTGTTAGAAAAACTAAACTGGAGATTTGCTACAAAAGCAATGAATGGTAAAAAAATACCACAGGAAAAGATAGACATCATATTAGAAGCGGCAAGGCTTGCTCCTACTTCCAGTGGGCTTCAGCCTTACGAAATTTTGGTCATCACCAATCAGGAGGTTAAGGAGAAAATAAAACCTCACGCTTGGAATCAGTCTCAGATTACAGATTGCTCGCATCTTTTGGTTTTCGCAGCATGGGATAATTATACCGAAGAGAGAATCAATAATATGTTCGATTTAACAAACGAAATTAGAGGATTCAAAAATGAAGGTTGGGAAAACTACAGACAGCAGCTTTTACAGGTGTATCCTCCGAGACCGGCTGAAGAGAATTTTACTCACGCAGCAAAACAGGCATATATTGGTTTTGGAGCCGCTATTATCGCAGCAGCTTTTGAAGAAGTAGATTCAACACCCATGGAAGGGTTTTCTCCTGATGCAGTAGATGAAGTTCTGAATTTAAGAGAGAAAGGACTAAGAAGTGTTCTGCTTTTACCGTTAGGCTACAGAGATTCTGAAAACGACTGGTTGGTAAATCTTACCAAAGTAAGAAAAACAAAAGAAGATTTCATTACTGAAATTAAATAA
- a CDS encoding aminotransferase class V-fold PLP-dependent enzyme gives MFDIHEIRSQFSILNQEVNGKPLVYLDNAATSQKPNSVLEAYNRYYTEINANVHRGIHTLSQLATEEMELSRRKIQKFINAEHDFEVIFTKGTTEGINLISYILTSELKKDDEIIISYLEHHSNIVPWQMLCERTGAKLRVIPMDENGVLQLEYLDEFLSEKTKVVSLNQVSNALGVVNPISEITAKTRAASDAYIIIDGAQSAPHFKIDVQTLDCDFFVFSGHKMYAPMGTGVLYGKREILEKLPPFQGGGEMIATCSFDRTTYAGLPFKYEAGTPNVGGNIALGAAVDFIERVGHENIQNHENALLEYAQRQLLEIEGLKIYGEKANRTGVVSFNLEGIGISSDVGMILDKMGVAVRTGHHCTQPIMDFFDIAGTVRASFAVYNTFNEIDILVEGVKKAKRMLA, from the coding sequence ATGTTTGACATTCACGAAATTAGAAGTCAGTTTTCTATATTAAATCAGGAAGTAAATGGTAAACCTTTGGTTTACTTGGATAATGCCGCAACATCGCAAAAACCGAATTCAGTTTTAGAAGCTTATAACCGCTATTATACTGAGATTAACGCTAATGTTCATCGTGGAATTCATACTTTGAGCCAATTGGCAACAGAAGAAATGGAACTTTCCAGAAGAAAAATTCAGAAATTCATCAATGCAGAGCATGATTTTGAAGTTATTTTCACGAAAGGGACGACTGAAGGTATAAATTTAATTTCCTATATTTTAACTTCAGAATTAAAAAAAGACGATGAAATAATCATCTCATATCTTGAGCATCACTCCAACATTGTTCCTTGGCAAATGCTTTGCGAAAGAACCGGTGCAAAACTGAGAGTAATACCAATGGATGAAAATGGTGTTTTGCAACTGGAATATTTAGATGAATTTCTTAGTGAAAAAACAAAAGTTGTTTCTTTAAACCAAGTATCTAATGCTTTAGGAGTGGTTAATCCGATCTCGGAAATTACTGCTAAGACAAGGGCAGCTTCAGATGCTTATATCATTATAGACGGTGCACAGTCGGCTCCACATTTTAAGATAGATGTACAGACTTTAGATTGTGATTTTTTTGTTTTTTCCGGGCATAAGATGTACGCTCCTATGGGAACCGGAGTTTTATATGGGAAAAGAGAAATTCTTGAAAAGTTACCACCATTTCAGGGAGGTGGGGAAATGATTGCCACTTGTTCTTTTGACAGAACTACTTATGCAGGTTTGCCTTTCAAATATGAAGCTGGAACACCCAATGTAGGAGGAAACATCGCTTTAGGTGCCGCTGTTGATTTTATCGAAAGAGTAGGACATGAAAATATTCAAAACCATGAAAATGCTTTGTTGGAATATGCCCAAAGACAGCTTCTGGAAATTGAAGGATTAAAAATTTATGGTGAGAAAGCCAATAGAACTGGTGTAGTTTCTTTTAATCTTGAAGGAATAGGTATTTCATCCGATGTAGGGATGATCCTCGATAAAATGGGTGTTGCGGTAAGAACCGGACATCATTGTACGCAGCCAATTATGGATTTCTTTGATATTGCCGGTACTGTAAGAGCCAGTTTTGCGGTGTATAATACCTTTAATGAGATAGATATATTGGTAGAAGGAGTCAAAAAGGCAAAAAGAATGCTTGCTTAA
- a CDS encoding N-acetylmuramoyl-L-alanine amidase, which translates to MMKKITSIIFLMILNFSFAQNSDLKIIKKPINYSPERIQLSLEYLKDHHGLIQKTATITPKIIVLHYTAAGNVESNFKYFNKTYLESARNTLKKQSKLNVSSQFIIDRDGTVYQLMEPYQFARHTIGLNYCAIGIENIGSKTQPLTEKQVVANAQLIRLLTQKYKIEYLIGHSEYGAFRNSKLWKETDSKYFTEKEDPGKDFMSKVRYQVADLKLKEKP; encoded by the coding sequence ATGATGAAGAAGATAACTTCCATTATTTTTTTAATGATTCTGAATTTCAGTTTTGCACAAAATTCAGATTTAAAAATCATCAAAAAACCCATTAATTATTCTCCGGAAAGAATTCAGCTTAGTTTAGAATATCTCAAAGACCATCATGGTCTTATACAGAAAACGGCAACCATTACTCCGAAAATAATTGTCCTTCATTATACTGCCGCAGGAAATGTTGAAAGTAATTTTAAATACTTCAACAAAACCTATCTTGAGAGTGCAAGAAATACCTTAAAAAAACAAAGTAAATTAAACGTTTCTTCACAATTTATTATCGACCGAGACGGAACTGTTTATCAGTTAATGGAACCCTATCAATTTGCTAGACACACCATCGGTCTTAATTATTGCGCCATAGGAATTGAAAATATTGGCAGTAAAACCCAACCGCTTACAGAGAAACAGGTCGTTGCCAATGCTCAGCTCATCAGACTTTTAACTCAAAAATATAAAATTGAATATCTGATCGGGCATTCTGAATATGGAGCTTTCAGAAATTCTAAATTATGGAAAGAAACTGATTCTAAATATTTCACAGAAAAAGAAGATCCCGGAAAAGATTTTATGAGCAAAGTGAGATATCAAGTAGCCGATTTAAAATTAAAGGAAAAGCCTTAA
- a CDS encoding uroporphyrinogen-III synthase has translation MNILFTKNINKNYLSEKLGDDISADCIEVIKTTSLPVKNFDLKDKSIIFTSSNGVKAFFENGFQPHEDFTEKNYNKIYCVGEKTKKELRKNRFGTFKVLKNAETLSRFIIENCAQERFLHFCGNLALDILDRELPLQNIQYKKVTVYETKELNPKVHEKYHAIVFFSPSGVRSFAKNNSLENTLLFSIGETTSKELKKLTKAEIFTSKENTLLNLISLIKNKVKISKI, from the coding sequence ATGAACATTTTATTCACTAAAAATATCAATAAAAATTATCTTTCTGAGAAATTAGGAGACGATATTTCGGCTGACTGCATAGAGGTCATAAAAACAACATCTCTTCCTGTAAAAAATTTCGATTTAAAAGATAAATCTATCATATTTACAAGTAGTAACGGTGTAAAAGCATTTTTTGAAAACGGTTTTCAGCCTCATGAAGATTTTACCGAAAAAAATTATAATAAAATCTACTGTGTAGGTGAGAAGACCAAAAAAGAACTTAGAAAAAACAGGTTTGGAACCTTTAAAGTCTTAAAAAACGCAGAAACTCTTTCCCGTTTCATTATAGAAAACTGTGCTCAGGAAAGATTTCTTCATTTTTGTGGAAATCTTGCATTAGATATTCTGGATCGGGAGCTTCCGCTACAGAATATTCAGTATAAAAAAGTTACGGTCTATGAGACGAAAGAACTAAATCCTAAGGTACATGAAAAATATCATGCAATAGTTTTTTTTAGCCCAAGTGGAGTTCGTAGTTTTGCGAAAAATAATTCTCTGGAAAACACTCTTCTTTTTTCGATAGGTGAAACCACTTCCAAAGAACTGAAAAAACTTACAAAAGCTGAAATTTTCACCAGTAAAGAGAATACTTTGCTGAATTTAATTTCGCTTATCAAAAACAAGGTTAAGATTAGCAAAATCTAA
- the hemE gene encoding uroporphyrinogen decarboxylase, translating into MIKNDLYLKALRGETVERPPVWMMRQAGRYLPEFIALRDKYDFFTRCQTPELASEITVQPIRRFPLDAAILFSDILVVPQAMGIDFKMKESVGPWLEEPIRTAEQVDNVVVPDVDDTLGYVFDAIELTLQKLDNEIPLIGFAGSPWTIFCYCIEGRGSKDFNIAKSFCFLQPEAAHQLLQKITDTTIAYLKRKVEKGVSAVQVFDSWGGMLSPADYQEFSLQYINKIVDALSPLTHVVVFGKGCWFALEDMAKSKASALGVDWTITPELARKFTNNSVTLQGNFDPSRLHSTPETIKKMVTEMINRFGKDKYIANLGHGILPNIPVENAEAFIRAVVDWKPNY; encoded by the coding sequence ATGATTAAAAACGACCTATATTTAAAAGCACTTCGTGGAGAAACTGTAGAAAGACCTCCTGTTTGGATGATGAGACAGGCAGGAAGATATTTACCGGAATTTATTGCACTTCGTGATAAATATGATTTTTTTACGAGATGCCAAACTCCTGAATTAGCATCTGAAATCACAGTTCAACCGATCCGCAGATTTCCTTTGGATGCTGCAATTTTATTTTCGGATATTTTGGTAGTTCCGCAAGCTATGGGAATAGATTTTAAAATGAAAGAATCTGTAGGACCTTGGCTTGAAGAACCTATTAGAACAGCCGAACAGGTAGATAATGTGGTTGTTCCCGATGTAGATGATACTTTAGGATACGTTTTTGATGCCATTGAACTTACTTTACAGAAACTGGACAACGAGATTCCTCTTATCGGATTTGCCGGCTCCCCATGGACTATTTTCTGTTACTGTATTGAAGGAAGAGGATCCAAAGATTTCAACATTGCTAAATCTTTCTGTTTCTTACAGCCAGAAGCGGCACACCAACTTTTACAGAAGATTACAGACACCACAATTGCTTATTTAAAAAGAAAGGTAGAAAAAGGAGTATCTGCAGTTCAGGTTTTTGATTCTTGGGGAGGAATGCTTTCTCCAGCAGATTATCAAGAATTTTCGCTACAATACATCAATAAGATTGTAGATGCATTAAGCCCATTAACTCATGTTGTAGTTTTCGGAAAAGGATGTTGGTTTGCATTAGAAGATATGGCAAAATCTAAAGCATCTGCTCTTGGAGTAGATTGGACCATAACTCCGGAACTTGCAAGAAAATTCACCAACAATTCTGTAACATTGCAGGGAAATTTCGATCCTTCTCGATTACATTCTACTCCGGAAACCATTAAAAAAATGGTAACTGAAATGATAAACCGTTTTGGTAAAGATAAATACATTGCTAATTTGGGACACGGAATTTTACCTAACATCCCTGTAGAAAATGCAGAAGCATTTATACGAGCTGTAGTAGATTGGAAACCAAATTATTAA